From Hoplias malabaricus isolate fHopMal1 chromosome 11, fHopMal1.hap1, whole genome shotgun sequence, a single genomic window includes:
- the b3gat1a gene encoding galactosylgalactosylxylosylprotein 3-beta-glucuronosyltransferase 1 isoform X2 — MPKRRDILAIVLIVLPWTLLITVWHQSAIAPLLAIRKDDGAEARREAGPATDSKEYCSPDKDIVEVVRTEYVYTRPPPWSDVLPTIHVITPTYSRPVQKAELTRLANTFLHVPNLHWILVEDSQRRTPLVTRLLRETGLNYTHLNVETPRNYKLRGDTRDPRIPRGTMQRNLALRWLRETFSPNSSQSGIVYFADDDNTYSLELFEEMRSTRKVSVWPVAFVGGLRYESPKVNAAGKVYGWKTVFDPHRPFAIDMAGFAINLRLILFKPQAYFKLRGVKGGYQESSLLRELVTLNDLEPKAANCTKILVWHTRTEKPVLVNEGKKGFTDPNVEI, encoded by the exons ATGCCGAAGAGAAGAGACATTCTTGCCATTGTGTTAATCGTGTTACCGTGGACCTTGCTCATCACTGTGTGGCACCAGAGCGCTATCGCCCCCCTGCTTGCCATCCGCAAGG ATGATGGAGCAGAAGCCAGGCGTGAGGCAGGTCCAGCCACGGACTCCAAAGAGTACTGCTCCCCCGACAAGGACATAGTAGAGGTGGTACGCACCGAGTATGTGTACACCAGGCCGCCACCGTGGTCCGACGTGCTGCCCACCATCCACGTTATCACACCCACATACAGCCGACCGGTGCAGAAAGCTGAGCTTACACGGCTGGCTAACACTTTCCTCCACGTGCCCAACCTGCACTGGATCCTGGTGGAGGactctcagaggagaacgccATTAGTGACACGTCTGCTGAGGGAGACAGGCCTCAACTACACACACCTCAATGTGGAGACTCCACGCAACTATAAGCTGAGAGGAGACACAAGGGACCCGAGGATCCCTCGGGGAACCATGCAGAGAAACTTAGCCCTCAGATGGCTCAGAGAGACCTTCAGCCCCAACAGCAGTCAAAGTGGCATCGTTTACTTTGCAGACGATGACAACACATACAGCCTGGAGCTGTTTGAAGAG ATGCGCTCCACACGTAAGGTCTCAGTTTGGCCTGTGGCGTTTGTCGGAGGTCTGCGGTATGAGTCACCCAAGGTCAACGCTGCTGGCAAGGTCTATGGATGGAAAACAGTGTTTGACCCTCACAGGCCTTTCGCCATTGACATGGCAGGGTTTGCCATCAACTTGCGGCTCATCCTGTTCAAACCCCAAGCCTACTTCAAATTGCGGGGAGTCAAAGGGGGCTACCAGGAGAGCAGCCTCCTCCGGGAGCTCGTCACGCTCAATGATCTGGAGCCTAAAGCAGCAAATTGCACTAAG ATTCTCGTGTGGCACACAAGGACAGAAAAACCCGTCCTGGTGAATGAAGGCAAGAAAGGCTTCACAGACCCGAATGTGGAGATCTGA
- the b3gat1a gene encoding galactosylgalactosylxylosylprotein 3-beta-glucuronosyltransferase 1 isoform X1 — protein MPKRRDILAIVLIVLPWTLLITVWHQSAIAPLLAIRKACHHLVKEIFIIPEWLMAQRQRLADDGAEARREAGPATDSKEYCSPDKDIVEVVRTEYVYTRPPPWSDVLPTIHVITPTYSRPVQKAELTRLANTFLHVPNLHWILVEDSQRRTPLVTRLLRETGLNYTHLNVETPRNYKLRGDTRDPRIPRGTMQRNLALRWLRETFSPNSSQSGIVYFADDDNTYSLELFEEMRSTRKVSVWPVAFVGGLRYESPKVNAAGKVYGWKTVFDPHRPFAIDMAGFAINLRLILFKPQAYFKLRGVKGGYQESSLLRELVTLNDLEPKAANCTKILVWHTRTEKPVLVNEGKKGFTDPNVEI, from the exons ATGCCGAAGAGAAGAGACATTCTTGCCATTGTGTTAATCGTGTTACCGTGGACCTTGCTCATCACTGTGTGGCACCAGAGCGCTATCGCCCCCCTGCTTGCCATCCGCAAGG CTTGCCACCATCTAGTAAAAGAGATCTTTATCATACCTGAGTGGCTAATGGCCCAGCGGCAGCGGCTGGCAG ATGATGGAGCAGAAGCCAGGCGTGAGGCAGGTCCAGCCACGGACTCCAAAGAGTACTGCTCCCCCGACAAGGACATAGTAGAGGTGGTACGCACCGAGTATGTGTACACCAGGCCGCCACCGTGGTCCGACGTGCTGCCCACCATCCACGTTATCACACCCACATACAGCCGACCGGTGCAGAAAGCTGAGCTTACACGGCTGGCTAACACTTTCCTCCACGTGCCCAACCTGCACTGGATCCTGGTGGAGGactctcagaggagaacgccATTAGTGACACGTCTGCTGAGGGAGACAGGCCTCAACTACACACACCTCAATGTGGAGACTCCACGCAACTATAAGCTGAGAGGAGACACAAGGGACCCGAGGATCCCTCGGGGAACCATGCAGAGAAACTTAGCCCTCAGATGGCTCAGAGAGACCTTCAGCCCCAACAGCAGTCAAAGTGGCATCGTTTACTTTGCAGACGATGACAACACATACAGCCTGGAGCTGTTTGAAGAG ATGCGCTCCACACGTAAGGTCTCAGTTTGGCCTGTGGCGTTTGTCGGAGGTCTGCGGTATGAGTCACCCAAGGTCAACGCTGCTGGCAAGGTCTATGGATGGAAAACAGTGTTTGACCCTCACAGGCCTTTCGCCATTGACATGGCAGGGTTTGCCATCAACTTGCGGCTCATCCTGTTCAAACCCCAAGCCTACTTCAAATTGCGGGGAGTCAAAGGGGGCTACCAGGAGAGCAGCCTCCTCCGGGAGCTCGTCACGCTCAATGATCTGGAGCCTAAAGCAGCAAATTGCACTAAG ATTCTCGTGTGGCACACAAGGACAGAAAAACCCGTCCTGGTGAATGAAGGCAAGAAAGGCTTCACAGACCCGAATGTGGAGATCTGA